One genomic window of Elaeis guineensis isolate ETL-2024a chromosome 2, EG11, whole genome shotgun sequence includes the following:
- the LOC105058218 gene encoding uncharacterized protein isoform X2, which translates to MEAAGEEEQDGLSVHSPGQAPPSSASSLPMEQSQVELELRVLEALEIYPPSKLQGIHRHFVLYGLMEYLHRSFDRHFSADEVLQLLDRFFNLEMLKPDDEETDTLNQEEDFSLPQSFFVKDEQ; encoded by the exons ATGGAAGCGGCGGGCGAGGAGGAGCAAGACGGCCTCTCGGTCCATTCCCCGGGTCAGGCTCCCCCGTCCTCAGCCTCTTCGTTACCCATG GAGCAGTCGCAGGTGGAACTGGAATTGAGGGTCCTGGAAGCTCTGGAAATCTACCCTCCTTCTAAATTACaag GTATCCATCGCCACTTTGTTCTCTATGGTCTGATGGAATATTTGCACAGGAG CTTTGACAGACACTTCTCAGCAGATGAGGTTTTGCAGTTGCTAGACCGCTTCTTCAATTTGGAAATGCTG AAACCAGATGATGAAGAGACGGACACTTTAAATCAGGAGGAAGATTTTTCCTTGCCCCAGAGTTTTTTTGTCAAGGACGAGCAGTAA
- the LOC105058218 gene encoding uncharacterized protein isoform X1 gives MEAAGEEEQDGLSVHSPGQAPPSSASSLPMEQSQVELELRVLEALEIYPPSKLQGIHRHFVLYGLMEYLHRSFDRHFSADEVLQLLDRFFNLEMLVSVGSFHIKDVDSKKPDDEETDTLNQEEDFSLPQSFFVKDEQ, from the exons ATGGAAGCGGCGGGCGAGGAGGAGCAAGACGGCCTCTCGGTCCATTCCCCGGGTCAGGCTCCCCCGTCCTCAGCCTCTTCGTTACCCATG GAGCAGTCGCAGGTGGAACTGGAATTGAGGGTCCTGGAAGCTCTGGAAATCTACCCTCCTTCTAAATTACaag GTATCCATCGCCACTTTGTTCTCTATGGTCTGATGGAATATTTGCACAGGAG CTTTGACAGACACTTCTCAGCAGATGAGGTTTTGCAGTTGCTAGACCGCTTCTTCAATTTGGAAATGCTG GTAAGTGTTGGAAGTTTCCACATAAAAGATGTGGATTCAAAG AAACCAGATGATGAAGAGACGGACACTTTAAATCAGGAGGAAGATTTTTCCTTGCCCCAGAGTTTTTTTGTCAAGGACGAGCAGTAA
- the LOC105058213 gene encoding 14-3-3-like protein GF14 iota, with product MSTEKERESHVYMAKLAEQAERYDEMVESMKKVAKLDLELTVEERNLLSVGYKNVIGARRASWRIMSSIEQKEESKGNEQNVKQIKGYRQKVEEELTQICNDILTIIDQHLIPSSGSGESTVFYYKMKGDYYRYLAEFKTDQERREAAEQSLKGYQAATNTANTDLPPTHPIRLGLALNFSVFYYEIMNSPERACHLAKQAFDEAIAELDTLSEESYKDSTLIMQLLRDNLTLWTSDLPDDGGDDGFKGEDAKAAAESESKD from the exons ATGTCGacggagaaggagagggagagccaTGTCTACATGGCCAAGCTCGCGGAGCAGGCCGAACGCTACGATG AAATGGTTGAAAGTATGAAGAAAGTTGCCAAGCTTGATTTGGAGCTGACAGTTGAGGAGCGAAACCTCCTCTCAGTGGGTTATAAAAATGTTATTGGGGCTCGCCGAGCATCATGGCGCATCATGTCATCTATCGAGCAGAAAGAAGAGTCAAAGGGGAATGAACAAAATGTTAAACAAATTAAAGGTTATCGTCAAAAGGTGGAAGAAGAACTCACTCAGATATGCAATGATATCTTGACTATCATAGATCAGCACCTGATCCCATCTTCTGGCTCTGGGGAGTCTACGGTTTTCTATTACAAGAT GAAGGGTGATTATTACCGCTATCTTGCAGAGTTTAAGACCGatcaagagaggagagaagcagCTGAACAGTCTTTGAAGGGCTATCAA GCTGCTACTAACACAGCCAACACTGATCTGCCCCCGACCCATCCAATTCGTCTCGGTCTCGCACTGAACTTCTCAGTTTTCTATTATGAAATTATGAATTCCCCTGAAAG GGCATGTCATTTGGCAAAACAAGCCTTTGATGAGGCAATCGCAGAATTGGACACTTTAAGCGAAGAGTCCTACAAGGATAGCACATTAATTATGCAGTTGTTGAGGGACAATCTTACCCTCTGGACTTCTGATTTACCTGATGATGGAG GTGATGATGGTTTCAAGGGCGAGGATGCTAAAGCAGCTGCTGAATCTGAG TCAAAGGACTAG